The Heliangelus exortis chromosome Z, bHelExo1.hap1, whole genome shotgun sequence genomic sequence GTGTGGGAGGAGGTAACAGCAAGAGGTGAACAAGCAGCTCCAGAGGCAAGCAACATGATAGTCAGAGAGATCAGGGTCTTTTATATTGCCTTAAACAAAATAGTCATGCTGAAAATTACCTGTTAGGCCACACTTCTCTTGGTCCCTTTAAGCACTGtctttctctttggaaaaaCATGTCTTTGGTCCtgttcaatttttaaatttttttttcctcctctcatgTTGCTTTGCCTTTTCAGACTGCTCCTAGCTCCTCTTACAGGTGACCAGCTAGTAGATTTCTGCTAACGAGGCCTGTTaaattcttccttctccagTCCAGCTCTTGCTGTTGCTGGCCGGAGTGCAGAAGCATCTCCATGCTACTGTGGAGTCTCTTCACAGGCAGACCCTGCTTGCTGCCTCCTTGTCTCCACAGCCATCACACCAGAAGACCAGATGTCTCGtgccagcaaagctgctgttcAGCTCTCCCAGTCTGGCCCAGACTTGGCCCAGAGATGTGAGCCTGTAGAGGTCTGAGCACTGCCCCTCCCCTGGTATGCTCTCCTTGGCACACCAGTGCTTTCAGTGAGGGAAGCTGCTCCTGtcttcctcctgcctccacTCTGACCATGAGGCTTGGGCAGGTTTGGGCTTGCCAGGAAGCTTTTTTGGCAATGTTGTTGATGAACATGGGGCTACCAGGTTTACAGAGCTCAGTAGAAAGGTCTGAATGGAGATTGGGTGCAATGATGCTAGATCTCCTTTCAGTGACTGTGCTTTTTTGCTTCCTCAGAAGGAGGTGACCCCATTTCACACACAGGTTGTATGATGCTCAGTGAGCACCTGTTCAGCAGTGTGGCATTTTGCATCAGGCACCTTTTTACAGTTCTGATCTAAGTACTAGCAATTGCTTTTATGCTGGACCTTTTTATGCTGCTCCTTACTTTGCTCTCTATGGCCCAGAGCCTTCTCACCCTGCAGGCAGACCCACCTGCCCTCATTCAAACATTCTATCCTCATCAGCTGGTTGCTCACCATCTCTATCTTCACCCTGTCCCTGACTCCTTCGGGTTAATCCTCCTATCCTGGCACATCCTTCCACCACACCGCGAGTTAGTCAGCCCACAGGCTACTAACTCTCCTTTTGTGATCCCTGGATCCCCAGATCCAGGCCTTGTCTCCCTCGTGTCTCAGCTTCCACTTGCTTCCCCAGGTGTCAACCAGCCTcactctcccttttccctctcgACCCCCATGGTTGAGGGAAGAGCCTCCCACTCAACACGGGGGCAACCGGACCCTTCTCCGCGGACAAGGCACAGGATGTGCCGGCAGGCAAGGCCACTTTGCTCGCTCTCAGAGAATGTTCCGCTGCTGGTGGCAAACCGAGCCGAGCGGATCTGATCCGAGCCGGGCGGGCCCGAGCCGCGGGGGGCGCTGACGCACGGCGGGGCGGGCGCGGCGCTATAAAGGCGGCGGCGCGGCGCGGGTCGGCAGCACCATGGAGAGCTGCCGGGCGCTGGCGCTCTGCGCTGTGGTGGCCACGCTGCTGCTGAGCACTCGCGGGCAGGGGCCGGAGGGGCCGGACACGGACCCGCCGCGCCCTGCCCGAGACCTGGGACCCCCCGGCGGAGCCTCCCGAGAGAAGGagctggtggggcagggggcCGGGGGTCGGGGCGGGGGGCGCCTTCCGGGAGGGCTCGATCTGACGGGGGCTGTGGGGTCTCTCGGCAGATCGAGGCtctgcaggaggtgctggagaagctgaagagcAAGCGGATGCCGCACTTCGAGAAGAAGTTCGGGCAGGTGCCCATGGTGAGTGCCCCGGCGGGGTGGGaggggacgggacgggacgggacggaGCATTGCCCTCACTGTCTGCCGCCGCCCGCAGTGCGATGCCGGGGAGCAGTGCGCCGTGAGGAAGGGGGCCCGCATCGGCAAGCTCTGCGACTGTCCCCGGCGGACTTCGTGCAATTCCTTCCTCCTCAAGTGCCTGTAAGCAGGGGCGCCCCGGGTCAAGCCGCCGGGAGCGCAGGCACCGACCTCTCCCCGCCCCGACGTGCCGGCCCGGGGCAGAGGCGGCGGCTTCCCGCGGCTCCTCAGCACGAGAAAGGCAGCGAGAAGCCCCCGCGTAGCCCATGTAACGCCGTCCGTGACATCCGACATCCGTGGAGCTGtgttctttctctcctctcccttcctctccttcccctctttaCCCGTTTGATTTTTGGCCGTCCAGGAAAAACCCAGCCCGTGCCTTGCGGAGTAGAGATGCCGGTACCGGGAGCGGTAGAGTGGTGCCGGCGCAGAGACGAGCCATTCCTGGGAGCGGGGCTGGCCCCGTGTCATGCCCCGGAATGCCCGGCTCCTTCCCGAGGCGAGGAACATCAATCCGCTGCCGGCCGGAGAGGCTGGGACAAGGGGATCCCCTGGGTGgttgaggggtggggggtggatGTGTTCCGAGCACCCTGACCCCCTTTCTCTTGCACCGCAGCTGCGAGGGCCCAGTTTGGCACAGCGCGGGGGGAGCGGGGCGCAGACGGCAGGCGGGTTGGCTCCGGACCGGCAGCTTCGGACCGAGCCCGGCCGCATTAGCCCTGCCCCGGAGAACGTCCGGCTTGGGAAAGTCTCTGCGTTTAGGGGTCTGGCAGTACCTGAGCTGCGGGGCGCTGGAGGGAGGGGTAAATCGGTTGCTTTAGCAGAGCCACCACGGAGAGAAAGCTGTCTGGATCCGTTGCAAACAACCAGGGGATATCCTAGTCACCTAAACCAAATTGCTCACGTTTCTACAATGAACTGATGTATAGAAATATGTCTGTCCTCCACAGGTACCGTGTGCATTTCAGTAAATTCATAATGTGTTTTAATCCTTTGTTTGTCTCTGATAATAAAGTCACTGTTCTGATGAAAGTGTTTTGGAAGAAGTTTTAATTTCACACGTGGGAATCCCTAGCACTTggagggagatgctgcaggtTACTCCAAAATTACTGCAGCCACCTGCATTACTTCATGCTTTAGCCAGGCTGTCTGCTGGGGCAGAACAGGGATGGAAGGTGACGTCTGTGTTTTCTGGTGCTGTCTTGGCTAatggctgctccctgcactACAGGTGCAAAAAGGGACCAAGAGGAGCAGACACTTTGCACCTCGGGTTTTCCCTTGGGAGAGGACAGCATTCATCTCAGCTGCAGGCaacatggggtggggggtggcaACCTCTGTGAGCTTCATCATCT encodes the following:
- the CARTPT gene encoding cocaine- and amphetamine-regulated transcript protein; translated protein: MESCRALALCAVVATLLLSTRGQGPEGPDTDPPRPARDLGPPGGASREKELIEALQEVLEKLKSKRMPHFEKKFGQVPMCDAGEQCAVRKGARIGKLCDCPRRTSCNSFLLKCL